One part of the Chroogloeocystis siderophila 5.2 s.c.1 genome encodes these proteins:
- a CDS encoding CO2 hydration protein, translating into MTATIQPSTAKLPPSQHEFAEVIHRLEAGGAMLPDTPENLMQIIGIYKAYAVPMDFYWRDLLYIAERVFLDPFPFFKYFIPKEYLELHNHYAGDDADLRIWQKGEATAHPELLEFMEKGETFKMPKLLHHWFHDRINMEFAEECMRAMLWHRGMYAPYNKFDSYLDSDEYKANADQAIKAYFQGNPLMLGMYKLFPDMFLEQCRQMSYYSNLGLFWEVMAPVFFEMSDRYDAGDFKTVPDAMNFLVNGIFAVAGRPIYHHVYIRGERYEIIPKSKGFTWLYEAALPYVEAVFYRTSPFRGTKSYNAQARQIPDDQKDFHYGILYADVFPVGTAGIPPTLLMQDMLHFLPQYLVDYYHQHCRGEEDMLIQLGITFQRSMYCVTSAVIQALRTALLYPLDDPNPKHLQANREFFEAQLNRFTRPEYGIRDAARLRYIQRQDYR; encoded by the coding sequence ATGACTGCAACAATTCAACCTTCAACCGCTAAACTACCGCCCTCACAACACGAATTTGCCGAGGTTATTCATCGTCTAGAAGCTGGTGGGGCAATGTTACCCGATACACCAGAAAACTTGATGCAAATTATCGGCATCTATAAAGCTTATGCTGTACCAATGGATTTCTATTGGCGGGACTTACTGTATATAGCTGAACGCGTCTTTCTCGATCCTTTTCCTTTTTTCAAATACTTCATTCCCAAAGAGTATTTAGAACTGCACAATCACTATGCAGGTGACGATGCTGATTTAAGAATTTGGCAAAAAGGCGAAGCAACAGCGCATCCTGAACTGCTAGAGTTTATGGAGAAGGGCGAAACCTTCAAAATGCCTAAACTGCTGCATCATTGGTTCCACGATCGCATCAATATGGAATTTGCGGAAGAATGTATGCGGGCAATGTTGTGGCATCGCGGCATGTATGCACCTTACAATAAGTTTGACTCGTACTTAGACAGCGACGAATACAAAGCGAACGCTGATCAAGCAATCAAAGCTTACTTTCAGGGCAATCCCTTAATGTTGGGGATGTATAAACTGTTTCCTGATATGTTTTTGGAACAGTGTCGCCAGATGTCATATTACAGCAATTTGGGCTTGTTCTGGGAAGTGATGGCACCAGTATTTTTTGAAATGAGCGATCGCTACGATGCTGGTGATTTTAAAACTGTACCCGATGCAATGAATTTCTTAGTAAACGGCATCTTTGCGGTAGCCGGACGTCCGATTTACCACCATGTCTATATTCGCGGCGAACGTTACGAAATTATTCCCAAATCAAAAGGTTTTACGTGGTTGTACGAAGCTGCATTACCGTATGTTGAAGCGGTATTCTATCGCACTTCACCTTTTAGAGGTACAAAATCATACAACGCACAAGCCCGACAAATTCCTGATGATCAAAAAGATTTTCACTACGGTATTCTCTACGCCGATGTCTTCCCTGTTGGCACTGCGGGTATTCCGCCCACATTGTTAATGCAAGATATGTTGCATTTTCTGCCGCAATATTTGGTTGATTACTATCACCAACACTGTCGCGGTGAAGAAGATATGCTGATTCAATTAGGTATCACTTTTCAACGTTCCATGTATTGCGTAACTTCTGCTGTTATTCAAGCATTACGTACTGCATTGTTGTATCCTTTAGACGATCCAAATCCAAAACACTTACAAGCAAATCGCGAGTTTTTTGAAGCCCAATTAAATCGCTTCACGCGCCCAGAATATGGTATTCGCGATGCTGCTCGTTTACGCTATATTCAGCGGCAAGATTATCGGTAA